Below is a genomic region from Streptomyces roseoviridis.
GGCGAGAACGGGCGCGTACTCCAGTTGGCGGGCCCAGGTGTCGCCGACGGTCCGCTGGTCGGTGGGGGCGGCGGCGAGGCCGGCCTCGGCGAGGTCGTCGCCGTTGGCGAGGTAGGGCAGGATGAGCGCGGGATCGACGGCGGTGATGACGTTCGTCAGGGCGAGGCGGTCGCCGCCGTGTCCGGCGATCACCTCGGCCATGGCCTTGGGCTCGACCGAGTCCCACAGTTCGACGACGGCGAGCCGGGTCAGGCCGGCGTCGGCGAGCCGCTGCAGTTCCGGGACGAGGTCCTCGCGCAGTGCGCAGCACGCGCAGTCGTCGACCAAGGGCGTCTCGCCGCGGGACAGGGTTCCGGAGGCGTCGCGGATCAGCCGCAGGACGGTGCCGTCAGGTGCTCCGGCGAGGTCGTGGTGCAGCGCCACGCTCCCTTGCACGGCGTGCAGCAGGCGGTCGACGACCTGGGTCCTGGCCTCGGCGTGCAGGCCGGCGACGATGACGACGGGGAGCTGCTGCTCGTGGCCCATCAGCGGGCCCCGTAGCGGCGCTGGAACTTCTCGACGCGGCCGGCGGTGTCGAGGACCCGGGCGGTGCCCGTGTAGAAGGGGTGGCTCGCGGAGGAGATCTCCACGTCGACGACCGGGTAGGTGTTGCCGTCCTCCCACTCGATCGTCTTGTCGCTGGTCATCGTGGAGCGGGTGAGGAACGCGGTGCCGGAGGCGGAGTCGCGGAAGACGACGGGGGCGTAGGCGGGGTGGATTCCGGACTTCATGGCAGGGCCTTTCGGTGGTGCGGGGGCGGGGTGGTGTGCGAAGGGGGTCAGCGCTCTTCGCGGAAGTCGACGTGGCGGCCGACGACAGGGTCGTACTTGCGGAGCACCATGCGGTCCGGGTCATTGCGCCGGTTCTTGCGGGTGACGTAGGTGAACCCGGTGCCCGCCGTGGAGCGGAGCTTGATGACCGGGCGGATCTCGTTGCGTGCCATGCGGCTAGTATATGGCAATGATTTCCATTACCAACACGCTCCCCCAGCGAGAAAGGCGGCTGCATCCATGTCGGCCCACTGCCAACTGACCGGCGCCAAGCCGGGCTTCGGCAACAACATCTCCCACTCGCACCGGCGCACCTCGCGCCGCTTCGACCCGAACATCCAGCGCAAGCGCTACTGGCTGCCGAGCGAGGGGCGGCACGTCCGCCTCACGCTGAGCGCCCGGGCGATCAAGACGGTGGACACGATCGGCATCGAGGCCGCCGTGGCCCGGATCCGCGCACGGGGAGGAAAGGTCTGATGGCGAAGAAGAGCAAGATCGCGCAGAACGAGAAGCGCAAGGAGATCGTCGAGCGGTACGCCGCCCGGCGGGCGGAACTGAAGGAGATCATCCGCCACCCGCGCTCCACGGCGGCCGAACGCGAGGCCGCCCAGGCGGAGCTGCGCCGACAGCCCCGCAACGCCAGCGCCACCCGCGTACGCAACCGCGACAGCGTGGACGGCCGGCCCCGCGGCTACCTGCGCAAGTTCGGCCTCTCCCGGGTACGGGCGCGCCGGCAGGCGCACGCCGGCTTCCTGCCGGGAGTGACCAAGTCGTCCTGGTAGACACCCGCTCCACCGGCCATTCGACCCGACCGGGCGGCCCTCGCGCACACCAACCGCAGCCCGGCCATTGAAAACGAATGCCATGAGCTTTTAGGGTCGCTCCGTCCGCGTGCGGCACCCCGCGGGCCCGCGAGGGGGGCCGCGGAGGCCGCACGCGGACGCCCGAGAGGCCGAGGCATCCCGCCGCAACCGGCCCGGTGTGCCCACCGCGAGACCCCGCCCCGCCACCCGGCCTCCCCCTTCGCGAGACATCCTCGACATGCATCCTGAACCGAAGCGCCGCACGCCGAGCGCCCATCCACCCCCGAAGGGCTTGCTGAGCGTCCTCGTCGGCAACACCCCCGGAGTCCGCGGCGAGCTCGCCGGACTCCTGTCCCGTCGGCACCCGGAGGCAGTCACCGTCTCCGTGTCCATCCAGGCCGGCACGGCCGGCCCGTACCCGGTGGTCCAGCGCCTGACAGCCACCGGATCGCCCTCCGCCGGCAAGGCGGCGCACGTCTCGTCGGGGGCGACGGGCGACCCGAGCGTGATCCTGCGACAGGACCTGATCGCACTGCGGCGGGCAAGGAAGGACGTGCACGTCCTCCTGACACTGCCGCCGGAGACCGACCTCCTGCCCTTCCTCCTGGATCTGTGGCGCGAGAGGATCGGGGCCGACAGCCTGGACGACCATTACGACTGCGCTCCCGTGCTCGCCGCCATCGACCCCGCCACCCTCCTGAGGGACGTCACCGACGTACGCCGGACGACGCGCCTGTGGGGGGAGGCCGGATGGAGCGAGCCGCTCACCGCGGCCGAGGCCGCGGTCCGGCAGATCGAGGCCGTCGACACGCTCCTCATGGCCACCCGGGACGGCTCCTCCGCACGGGAGGGCGCGGTGACCCTCGTACGGCACCTCAACACCCGCGCCCATGTGGCGACGCTCCGGCAACCGCCCCCGAGCGGCGAGGCATTGACGGGGAGACGGCCACCCGCACTCGCCCGCGAAGCGTGGGCGGGATCGCTGGAGCCGGTCACGTTCCTCCCCTCAGTCCCGGACACCCACCCCGCCGTCTCCAGTCTCGTCTGGCGCGCCCGCCGGCCACTGCACCCGGGCCGGCTCGCCGAAGCCCTGGGGGACGTCATGTTCGGCGTGCTGCGGAGCCGGGGCCACCTCTGGTTCGCCAACCGGCCGGACGCCGTCATCCAGTGGCGGTCGGCAGGCCCCCACCTCGATGTCCGCGAGGCCGACCGATGGCTGGAGGAGTCCGACACCCACGCGTGGGAAGCCGCCTCCGCGCAACGCCGCACGCTCGCCGGCTGGTTGTGGGACGACTACTACGGCGAGCGGCGCAGTGAGATCCGGTTCACCGGCCCGGGCATCGACGCCGACCGCATCACG
It encodes:
- a CDS encoding type B 50S ribosomal protein L31, whose amino-acid sequence is MKSGIHPAYAPVVFRDSASGTAFLTRSTMTSDKTIEWEDGNTYPVVDVEISSASHPFYTGTARVLDTAGRVEKFQRRYGAR
- a CDS encoding GTP-binding protein; translation: MHPEPKRRTPSAHPPPKGLLSVLVGNTPGVRGELAGLLSRRHPEAVTVSVSIQAGTAGPYPVVQRLTATGSPSAGKAAHVSSGATGDPSVILRQDLIALRRARKDVHVLLTLPPETDLLPFLLDLWRERIGADSLDDHYDCAPVLAAIDPATLLRDVTDVRRTTRLWGEAGWSEPLTAAEAAVRQIEAVDTLLMATRDGSSAREGAVTLVRHLNTRAHVATLRQPPPSGEALTGRRPPALAREAWAGSLEPVTFLPSVPDTHPAVSSLVWRARRPLHPGRLAEALGDVMFGVLRSRGHLWFANRPDAVIQWRSAGPHLDVREADRWLEESDTHAWEAASAQRRTLAGWLWDDYYGERRSEIRFTGPGIDADRITSALDSALVTDAELSLGRAVWSGWSDPLFSRTEPD
- the rpmG gene encoding 50S ribosomal protein L33, whose translation is MARNEIRPVIKLRSTAGTGFTYVTRKNRRNDPDRMVLRKYDPVVGRHVDFREER
- the rpmB gene encoding 50S ribosomal protein L28, which encodes MSAHCQLTGAKPGFGNNISHSHRRTSRRFDPNIQRKRYWLPSEGRHVRLTLSARAIKTVDTIGIEAAVARIRARGGKV
- the rpsN gene encoding 30S ribosomal protein S14, with the protein product MAKKSKIAQNEKRKEIVERYAARRAELKEIIRHPRSTAAEREAAQAELRRQPRNASATRVRNRDSVDGRPRGYLRKFGLSRVRARRQAHAGFLPGVTKSSW